Proteins found in one Parafrankia irregularis genomic segment:
- a CDS encoding MSMEG_0567/sll0787 family protein, whose amino-acid sequence MYGLLPGDRAPSRNRAETVDTLAVWGDRRTLDAQPPYRVEQADDLATFTAYARLRREVFVDEQGLFPAGVAGDLDEVDTDPRSIVLVARVVGGPDDGVVIGGVRLAPIWRGEDIGAWQGGRLVVAAAARARYAGVGAALVRAACARAENEGVLRFDAAVQPERVRFFGRLGWMIAGTTTVAGRPHVLMRWPINRLAAVAASIKAPLANLLAGLRPGGPGFVGDDGAPVPGTDVVAACDAIIPSMVERDPYWAGWCGVLVNLNDLAAMGARPVGLLDAVAGPTASRVARVIGGLRAAAERYGVPILGGHTQLGVASALSVTALGRSDQPVPAGGGLPGHAVTLTADLGGDWRAGYSGRQWDSTSTRRTAELRAMLDLPRRHRPCAAKDVSMVGIVGTLGMLAEASGCAAELDVAAVPRPAQATVGDWLTCFPGYAMLTADVDDRPVPAPRPATSGRCGRLLNGSGVTLRWPDGVLTPALSGHVTGLGHA is encoded by the coding sequence ATGTACGGTCTGTTGCCGGGAGATCGCGCTCCATCCCGGAACCGGGCGGAGACGGTGGACACGCTGGCCGTCTGGGGCGACCGGCGCACGCTGGACGCACAGCCGCCCTACCGCGTCGAACAGGCCGACGACCTGGCGACCTTCACCGCCTATGCGCGGCTGCGGCGCGAGGTCTTCGTCGACGAGCAGGGCCTCTTCCCCGCCGGCGTCGCCGGCGACCTCGACGAGGTCGACACCGATCCGCGCAGCATCGTCCTGGTGGCCCGGGTGGTCGGCGGCCCGGATGACGGGGTCGTCATCGGCGGCGTACGGCTCGCACCCATCTGGCGCGGTGAGGACATCGGCGCCTGGCAGGGCGGCCGGCTCGTCGTCGCGGCCGCGGCGCGCGCCCGGTACGCGGGGGTCGGTGCCGCACTGGTGCGGGCGGCCTGCGCACGGGCCGAGAACGAGGGGGTGCTGCGCTTCGACGCGGCGGTGCAGCCCGAGCGTGTCCGCTTCTTCGGCCGCCTCGGCTGGATGATCGCCGGGACGACGACGGTCGCGGGCCGCCCCCATGTGCTGATGCGCTGGCCGATCAACCGGCTGGCCGCGGTCGCCGCCTCGATCAAGGCACCGTTGGCGAACCTGCTGGCCGGCCTGCGTCCGGGCGGCCCCGGCTTCGTCGGCGACGACGGCGCGCCGGTGCCCGGCACCGACGTCGTCGCCGCCTGCGACGCGATCATCCCGTCCATGGTCGAACGTGACCCGTACTGGGCCGGCTGGTGCGGAGTGCTGGTCAATCTGAACGACCTGGCGGCGATGGGCGCGCGGCCGGTGGGCCTGCTCGACGCGGTCGCCGGGCCAACCGCTTCCCGGGTGGCCCGGGTGATCGGCGGGCTGCGGGCCGCCGCCGAGCGGTACGGCGTCCCCATACTGGGCGGGCACACCCAGCTCGGAGTGGCCTCGGCACTGTCCGTCACCGCGCTGGGCCGCTCCGACCAGCCGGTCCCCGCCGGCGGGGGCCTGCCCGGGCACGCGGTCACCCTCACCGCCGACCTGGGCGGGGACTGGCGGGCCGGGTACTCCGGCCGGCAGTGGGACTCGACGTCCACACGGCGCACCGCCGAGCTGCGCGCGATGCTGGACCTGCCCCGCCGGCACCGGCCGTGCGCCGCCAAGGATGTCAGCATGGTCGGCATCGTCGGCACGCTCGGCATGCTCGCCGAGGCGAGCGGCTGCGCCGCCGAGCTGGACGTCGCCGCGGTTCCCCGGCCGGCGCAGGCGACTGTCGGTGACTGGCTCACCTGCTTCCCCGGTTACGCCATGCTTACGGCGGACGTCGACGACCGCCCGGTGCCG
- a CDS encoding amidohydrolase family protein — translation MRPDCHVGHTRETPGCFTATVPRPDVHDGHRHLGVLPAHPYYGGPAVLPTVGARATIAELRADLDSEGTSAALVIPNYGVPDPSVPFGLNELCVEAAQADERILAGLWVSPLVRDTAATERALALAGEPGVAALKLSFLLGGDADDPACQGRLDRIFAVAAAHDLVVHVHTSPGGPADVDRMGRLVDEYADRVAVHLVHLGGGVSGHIKLIGGRFFDWIAAGRRVYTDASWAVGFAPRWYAAEVARRGFGHDRLLFASDEPWSDHPGELARLTAAIDDPELARRVLSENFQDLYFRKRTGRPHPTTT, via the coding sequence ATGCGACCGGATTGTCACGTTGGCCACACACGGGAAACACCAGGGTGCTTCACTGCCACCGTGCCGCGACCGGACGTACACGATGGGCATCGACATCTCGGTGTGCTGCCGGCCCATCCCTATTACGGCGGGCCAGCGGTCCTACCCACGGTCGGTGCCCGCGCCACCATCGCCGAGCTGCGCGCCGACCTGGACTCCGAGGGCACGTCCGCGGCGCTGGTGATCCCGAACTACGGCGTGCCCGACCCGTCGGTCCCGTTCGGGCTGAACGAGCTGTGCGTGGAGGCAGCCCAGGCGGACGAGCGGATCCTCGCCGGCCTGTGGGTGTCACCGCTGGTACGGGACACGGCGGCCACCGAGCGGGCGCTCGCGCTCGCCGGCGAACCCGGCGTCGCCGCGCTCAAGCTCAGCTTCCTGCTCGGCGGGGACGCGGACGACCCGGCGTGCCAGGGGCGGCTCGATCGGATCTTCGCGGTCGCGGCCGCCCACGACCTCGTCGTTCATGTCCACACCTCGCCCGGCGGCCCGGCCGACGTCGACCGGATGGGTCGGCTGGTCGACGAGTACGCCGATCGGGTCGCCGTGCATCTGGTGCACCTGGGCGGAGGCGTGAGCGGGCACATCAAGCTGATCGGTGGGCGGTTCTTCGACTGGATCGCGGCCGGCCGGCGGGTCTACACCGACGCGAGCTGGGCGGTCGGCTTCGCGCCCCGCTGGTACGCGGCGGAGGTCGCCCGCCGCGGCTTCGGCCACGACCGGCTGCTCTTCGCCAGTGACGAGCCGTGGAGCGACCACCCCGGCGAGCTCGCGCGGCTCACCGCCGCGATCGACGACCCGGAGCTCGCGCGCAGGGTCCTGTCGGAGAACTTCCAGGACCTCTACTTCCGAAAGCGGACAGGACGACCACACCCGACGACTACTTGA
- a CDS encoding MSMEG_0572/Sll0783 family nitrogen starvation response protein: MELTELERQSLTEVPHPSLPPGSNLYGSTKLFPDFQAENGESYLTLIHGIAHESSVTYVAILQATRALRKGFETVIYFYGPGAMNCMATRGFPHTGDSAFAGEHNINAQIETFIKEGGKVYVCRFGLSLHGLREEDLIEGVIPAHPLDIQDCVIYYTRKGAIVNSTYML; encoded by the coding sequence ATGGAGCTGACGGAGCTGGAGCGCCAGAGCCTCACCGAGGTGCCACACCCGTCGCTCCCCCCGGGGAGCAACCTGTACGGCTCGACGAAGCTGTTCCCCGATTTCCAGGCCGAGAACGGCGAGTCCTACCTCACGCTCATCCACGGCATCGCGCACGAGTCCTCGGTGACCTACGTGGCCATCCTGCAGGCGACCCGGGCCCTGCGCAAAGGCTTCGAAACAGTCATCTATTTCTATGGTCCCGGCGCCATGAACTGCATGGCCACCCGGGGCTTCCCGCACACCGGCGACTCGGCGTTCGCCGGCGAGCACAACATCAACGCGCAGATCGAGACCTTCATCAAGGAGGGCGGGAAGGTCTACGTCTGCCGGTTCGGCCTGTCGCTGCACGGCCTGCGCGAGGAGGACCTGATCGAGGGCGTCATCCCCGCCCACCCCCTCGACATCCAGGACTGCGTGATCTATTACACGCGCAAGGGCGCGATCGTGAACTCGACGTACATGCTCTGA
- a CDS encoding MSMEG_0568 family radical SAM protein codes for MNHGLATDRRPDEAADTRPPGGFDLAVRSAVAVHGVRVSAPVQRRSGAGPSDDGHVVVAGRGLALPIVPTSPYSIDAGRLLFAGTDLGVEATPVRRPRFYDLTTADGVPYSRLARLHSADVLATTVLQTCVRYREPDRCRFCAIEESLRADATTRLKTPEQLAEVARAAVTLDGVRQMVMTTGSTAGPDRGAKLLADCVRAVVAAVPGLPVQVQCEPPEDLAVLGELRAAGASTIGIHIESLDDEVRRRWTPGKATVSLAEYERAWAEAVRVFGWNRVSTYLLVGLGEDPQELVEGARRLISLGVYPFVVPFRPLAGTLAARDGAQAPDPELVSDVTARVAAALAAAGMRGADQGAGCAACGACSALPQAGG; via the coding sequence ATGAACCATGGCCTGGCGACCGATCGCCGGCCGGACGAGGCGGCGGACACCCGGCCTCCCGGGGGTTTCGACCTCGCCGTGCGCAGCGCTGTCGCCGTCCACGGAGTGCGTGTCAGCGCTCCGGTCCAGCGCCGCAGCGGTGCCGGGCCGAGCGACGACGGCCACGTCGTCGTCGCGGGCCGAGGCCTGGCCCTGCCCATCGTCCCGACCAGCCCCTACTCCATCGACGCCGGCCGGCTCCTGTTCGCCGGGACGGATCTCGGCGTCGAAGCCACACCGGTACGCCGGCCGCGTTTCTACGACCTGACGACCGCGGACGGGGTGCCGTATTCGCGGCTCGCCCGCCTGCACAGCGCGGACGTCCTGGCCACCACCGTGTTGCAGACCTGCGTCCGGTACCGCGAGCCCGACCGCTGCCGCTTCTGCGCCATCGAGGAGTCACTGCGCGCCGACGCGACGACGAGGCTCAAGACCCCGGAGCAGCTCGCCGAGGTGGCGCGGGCCGCGGTCACGCTCGACGGTGTCCGTCAGATGGTCATGACCACGGGCAGCACCGCCGGCCCCGACCGGGGAGCGAAGCTGCTCGCCGACTGTGTGCGCGCGGTGGTGGCCGCCGTTCCCGGCCTGCCCGTCCAGGTGCAGTGCGAGCCACCGGAGGACCTGGCCGTCCTCGGTGAGCTGCGCGCCGCCGGGGCGAGCACGATCGGCATCCACATCGAGTCGCTGGACGACGAGGTCCGGCGCCGCTGGACGCCCGGCAAGGCGACCGTCAGCCTCGCGGAATACGAGCGGGCCTGGGCGGAAGCGGTTCGGGTCTTCGGCTGGAACCGGGTGTCGACCTATCTGCTGGTCGGGCTCGGGGAGGACCCCCAGGAGCTGGTCGAGGGCGCACGCCGGCTCATCTCGCTGGGCGTGTACCCCTTCGTCGTCCCGTTCCGGCCGCTGGCTGGAACGCTCGCGGCACGCGACGGCGCCCAGGCGCCCGACCCCGAGCTCGTCTCGGACGTGACGGCCCGCGTCGCGGCAGCGCTGGCGGCGGCCGGGATGCGTGGTGCCGATCAGGGCGCCGGCTGCGCGGCCTGCGGGGCGTGCTCGGCGCTGCCCCAGGCCGGGGGATGA
- a CDS encoding metallophosphoesterase family protein, translating into MRYAVMADLHGKRKALRRVLAAADKVGVDEVVCLGDYLEAKVPWRRHDPARFWPLDEVVDPDPELWADLVAVRRILGNQEERIRDLLTPEQTPDLLAPLLSGQSMTHIDCALGMHGHQIGWSHDEVSDSYLPRVEDVPAVPLILVGHTHRRAVFEIRWDAEVGDGGAHAPAPGAWREDEPEVDERVGSVRSVPVVSGVPVPVPTRAVGGRGLVTTVVNVGPAIGRPSNWLFFDADRGEIVFEEA; encoded by the coding sequence ATGCGGTACGCGGTGATGGCAGACCTGCATGGGAAGCGCAAGGCACTGCGCCGGGTCCTCGCGGCCGCCGACAAGGTCGGGGTCGACGAGGTGGTGTGCCTTGGGGACTACCTGGAGGCGAAGGTGCCCTGGCGCAGGCACGACCCGGCCCGGTTCTGGCCACTCGACGAGGTCGTCGATCCCGACCCCGAGCTGTGGGCCGACCTTGTCGCCGTGCGGCGCATCCTGGGGAACCAGGAGGAGCGGATCCGGGACCTGCTCACCCCCGAGCAGACGCCGGACCTGCTCGCGCCGCTGCTCTCCGGGCAGTCGATGACCCACATCGACTGCGCGCTGGGGATGCACGGGCACCAGATCGGCTGGAGTCACGACGAGGTCTCGGATTCCTACCTGCCCCGCGTCGAGGACGTGCCGGCGGTTCCGCTCATCCTGGTCGGGCACACGCACCGGCGAGCGGTGTTCGAGATCCGCTGGGATGCCGAAGTGGGTGACGGAGGCGCCCACGCGCCCGCGCCCGGGGCCTGGCGGGAGGATGAGCCCGAGGTGGATGAGCGGGTCGGGTCGGTCAGGTCCGTCCCGGTGGTCTCCGGTGTACCGGTACCGGTTCCCACCCGGGCGGTCGGCGGGCGTGGGCTGGTGACAACGGTCGTCAACGTGGGCCCGGCGATCGGTCGGCCCAGCAACTGGCTCTTCTTCGACGCGGATCGCGGCGAGATCGTTTTCGAGGAGGCCTGA